A part of Dehalogenimonas sp. W genomic DNA contains:
- the pstC gene encoding phosphate ABC transporter permease subunit PstC has protein sequence MKTMTRSIRLNTRRRPTERLIELGIRLAGFMAIFVLLGVFFILLQQGLPALFVTNPWDFLTGSTWQPLSEPPVLGISQFFVSTLWVTAVSTILAVPVGVGTAVYLAEVAPRRVSDLVKPLVELLSGFPSVVMGFIGLALLSPWVQTTFNLNTGLTGFTAGIMLAMMSLPIIVSVSEDALRAVPDEFRQASYGLGATKWETIWNVSLPAALSGVSAAVMLGVGRAIGETMTVLMVAGGALAVPNSPFEPMMPMTAAVASGIGNAVRGGLQYQSLFAIGLILFILTFLVNLAAARVMEAQKRKFARN, from the coding sequence ATGAAAACAATGACCCGCAGTATCCGGCTGAATACCCGCCGCCGTCCGACGGAAAGACTGATTGAGCTGGGCATCCGGCTGGCCGGGTTTATGGCAATCTTCGTGCTGCTGGGTGTTTTCTTCATCCTGTTGCAACAGGGTTTGCCGGCTTTGTTCGTGACCAACCCCTGGGACTTCCTGACCGGCAGTACCTGGCAGCCGTTGTCGGAACCGCCGGTGCTGGGCATCTCCCAGTTCTTTGTGTCCACCCTGTGGGTAACGGCTGTTTCCACCATTCTGGCGGTACCGGTGGGAGTGGGCACCGCGGTGTATCTGGCCGAGGTGGCGCCGCGGCGGGTCAGCGACCTGGTAAAACCGCTGGTGGAATTGCTGTCCGGCTTCCCCTCGGTGGTCATGGGTTTCATCGGGCTGGCGCTGTTATCGCCCTGGGTTCAGACGACGTTTAACCTGAATACCGGCCTGACCGGTTTCACCGCCGGCATCATGCTGGCGATGATGAGCTTGCCGATCATTGTTTCCGTCTCTGAAGACGCGTTGCGGGCGGTGCCGGATGAATTCCGACAGGCTTCCTACGGCCTGGGCGCTACCAAATGGGAAACTATCTGGAATGTCAGTCTGCCGGCGGCGCTATCCGGAGTCTCGGCCGCGGTCATGCTGGGAGTGGGCCGGGCCATCGGGGAAACGATGACGGTGCTGATGGTGGCCGGGGGCGCGCTGGCGGTACCCAATTCTCCCTTTGAACCGATGATGCCAATGACCGCGGCCGTGGCGTCCGGTATCGGCAACGCAGTGCGGGGCGGATTGCAGTACCAGTCACTGTTTGCCATCGGCCTGATCCTGTTTATCCTGACCTTCCTGGTAAATCTGGCGGCGGCGCGGGTCATGGAAGCCCAGAAGCGCAAATTCGCGAGGAACTGA
- a CDS encoding response regulator: MLTSPENRILVADDEASICEICFRVLSGLGLEVDCCPNGQEAWEKITRTDYAIILLDIRMPIASGKDVFQHIKQELPDLVERVILTSGDLMNNDTSNFVQKTGRPFLPKPFTPDELTAVVKELHTALYAAEIE, translated from the coding sequence TTGTTAACCTCACCCGAAAACCGCATATTAGTCGCCGACGATGAGGCATCCATCTGTGAAATCTGTTTCCGGGTGCTGTCTGGTTTGGGGTTGGAAGTTGACTGTTGCCCCAACGGGCAGGAAGCCTGGGAAAAGATCACCCGGACTGATTATGCCATCATTCTTTTAGATATCCGCATGCCCATAGCCTCAGGCAAGGATGTATTCCAACATATCAAACAAGAACTCCCCGACCTGGTGGAACGGGTTATTCTGACTTCGGGCGACCTGATGAATAACGACACCAGTAATTTTGTCCAAAAAACCGGCCGGCCGTTCCTGCCCAAGCCCTTCACGCCGGACGAACTGACGGCGGTAGTGAAAGAACTCCATACCGCGCTCTATGCTGCTGAGATAGAGTGA
- a CDS encoding PstS family phosphate ABC transporter substrate-binding protein — translation MKSKKVLKWLTLPLTLILALSLVVTGCNNGDDPEPTGTTDTLSGFIDVTGSNTVTPISSIWAEEFMKLHKNVSIAVSGPGSGAGIAAFINKSTDIAQSSRPMKQSEKDQATAAGLTVVETKVALDALSVVVNPANPVSELTIEQLSDIYSGKITNWSQVGGNNAQIVVLSRDTNSGTYAYFLEEVVQLILAGKKDTSIQYAPAVQLLPSTEVGITQVAQNANAIFYAGLGYLNNSVKAVGIKATADAPAVLPSVAAAKDSSYPIARYLYFYTNGTPTGIIKAFIDFALSAAGQQIVEEQGFVALS, via the coding sequence TTGAAATCTAAAAAGGTACTGAAATGGCTCACCCTGCCGCTGACCCTGATACTGGCGCTGTCACTGGTAGTGACCGGCTGCAACAACGGGGATGATCCCGAACCGACCGGCACCACCGACACATTGTCCGGTTTTATTGATGTCACCGGTTCCAACACGGTTACCCCGATTTCCTCTATCTGGGCCGAAGAATTCATGAAACTGCACAAGAACGTCAGCATTGCCGTATCCGGCCCCGGGTCGGGCGCCGGTATCGCCGCCTTTATCAACAAGTCCACCGACATTGCCCAGTCATCCCGGCCGATGAAACAATCTGAGAAAGACCAGGCGACGGCCGCCGGCCTGACCGTGGTGGAAACCAAGGTTGCCCTGGACGCCCTGTCGGTGGTGGTCAACCCGGCCAACCCGGTCAGTGAATTAACCATAGAACAACTCTCCGACATTTACTCCGGAAAAATCACCAACTGGAGCCAGGTGGGCGGCAATAACGCTCAGATAGTGGTTCTGTCCCGCGATACCAACTCCGGCACCTACGCCTACTTCCTGGAAGAAGTGGTGCAATTGATACTGGCCGGCAAGAAGGACACCAGTATCCAGTACGCTCCGGCTGTCCAACTGCTGCCGTCCACCGAAGTAGGTATCACTCAGGTGGCCCAGAACGCCAACGCCATTTTCTACGCCGGACTGGGATACCTGAATAACTCGGTCAAAGCCGTGGGCATCAAAGCCACGGCCGACGCCCCGGCGGTACTGCCCTCCGTAGCCGCGGCCAAAGACAGCAGCTATCCGATTGCCCGGTACCTCTACTTCTACACCAACGGTACTCCTACCGGCATCATCAAAGCCTTCATTGACTTCGCCTTGTCCGCCGCAGGACAGCAAATAGTAGAAGAGCAGGGGTTCGTTGCCCTGAGCTAA
- a CDS encoding ATP-binding protein, with amino-acid sequence MTEQLLRRLIMTAIITIAVAMVVVGLVWGFSTTLLIAGLAASVAVAVTIYLLVPSTTDDEAEIELALKRLGGGEPPDKVRLVTIGELTDVKHAFNEMARKVGDRLKSLTAERNRMDLVLAHVNDAIFMVDKNTEITQFNDAAVKMFHLDRKAQGQTFMSVVRNHEMEEMLKKCTATARRQEGEIESRPGRRQYSVTVTPVLNESGAVIVVRDLTNLKRLETVRRDFVANISHELRTPIASLKLLAETLKDGAMSDPTVADDFLTRISVEADKMGQLVDELGELSRIESGAAPLDKQTMDAGALMEAVACRLRPQADRGELTLEVQTAEGLSPVKADAGRIEQVLMNLTHNAIKFTPPGGKITLRAVPADKGIEISVNDTGAGISGDDLPRIFERFYKADRARSSGGTGLGLAIAKHIVQAHGGEIKAASVPGQGTTISFHLP; translated from the coding sequence ATGACCGAACAATTGCTGCGGCGCTTGATCATGACGGCGATTATCACCATCGCGGTGGCGATGGTGGTGGTGGGTCTGGTGTGGGGTTTTTCCACGACCCTGCTGATTGCCGGTCTGGCCGCCAGTGTGGCGGTGGCGGTGACCATCTATCTGCTGGTGCCTTCCACTACCGATGATGAAGCCGAGATTGAACTGGCGCTGAAGCGGCTGGGCGGTGGCGAACCGCCGGACAAGGTCCGGCTGGTGACTATCGGCGAGCTGACCGATGTTAAACACGCCTTTAATGAAATGGCGCGCAAGGTGGGCGACCGATTGAAATCCCTGACGGCGGAACGCAACCGCATGGATCTGGTGCTGGCTCACGTCAATGACGCCATCTTCATGGTGGACAAGAATACCGAAATCACTCAATTCAACGATGCCGCGGTTAAAATGTTCCACCTTGACCGGAAGGCTCAAGGACAGACATTCATGAGCGTAGTACGCAACCATGAAATGGAAGAAATGCTGAAAAAATGCACCGCGACCGCGCGGCGGCAGGAAGGCGAGATTGAGTCCCGCCCCGGACGCCGGCAATACAGCGTTACGGTGACCCCTGTTCTGAATGAGAGCGGCGCGGTGATTGTGGTGCGGGACCTGACCAATCTCAAGCGGCTGGAAACGGTGCGGCGGGACTTTGTGGCTAATATCTCTCACGAACTGCGCACCCCCATCGCTTCGTTGAAACTGCTGGCGGAAACGCTTAAAGACGGGGCGATGAGCGACCCGACAGTGGCGGATGACTTCCTGACCCGTATCAGCGTAGAAGCCGATAAAATGGGCCAGCTGGTGGATGAACTGGGTGAACTTTCCCGCATTGAAAGCGGGGCGGCACCGCTGGACAAGCAGACCATGGATGCCGGCGCGCTGATGGAGGCCGTTGCCTGCCGGCTGCGGCCCCAGGCTGACAGGGGGGAGCTGACGCTGGAAGTGCAAACCGCGGAGGGCCTGTCGCCGGTCAAGGCTGACGCCGGACGGATTGAACAGGTACTGATGAACCTGACCCATAACGCCATCAAGTTCACCCCGCCGGGCGGTAAAATCACCCTGAGGGCGGTACCGGCGGATAAGGGGATTGAAATCAGCGTCAACGATACCGGCGCCGGTATTTCCGGCGATGACCTGCCGCGGATTTTTGAGCGATTTTACAAGGCGGATCGGGCCCGCAGCAGCGGGGGCACCGGCTTGGGACTGGCCATTGCCAAGCATATCGTCCAGGCGCACGGCGGTGAGATCAAGGCTGCAAGCGTGCCGGGCCAGGGGACGACCATATCGTTCCACCTGCCGTAA
- a CDS encoding acyl-CoA thioesterase: MNHYKLILPEHLNHDGFLFGGNMLKWIDEFAYITASQDFPENRFVTVALDNVSFHHAVTGGEIIRFEVNRHHIGRTSAQYNVRVFGTRRHSCPDAILFETKITFVAVDRDGHKQEIQRKDTGDAAPSGASTGES, encoded by the coding sequence ATGAACCATTACAAACTGATTCTACCGGAACACCTGAACCACGACGGCTTTCTGTTCGGCGGCAATATGCTCAAGTGGATTGATGAATTCGCTTACATCACCGCCTCCCAGGATTTTCCCGAGAACCGCTTCGTTACGGTGGCGCTGGACAACGTCAGCTTTCACCACGCGGTCACCGGCGGTGAAATCATCCGTTTTGAAGTGAACCGGCACCACATAGGAAGGACTTCGGCGCAGTATAATGTCCGGGTTTTCGGCACCCGGCGTCACAGTTGCCCCGACGCCATTCTATTTGAAACTAAAATTACTTTCGTTGCCGTTGACCGCGACGGGCACAAACAGGAAATCCAGCGTAAAGACACCGGAGACGCTGCACCGTCCGGCGCAAGCACCGGGGAAAGTTAA
- a CDS encoding response regulator transcription factor, whose amino-acid sequence MAKIAVVEDDRTLADLLKYNLSREGFTVVTAADGSSGLEVIRREKPDIIITDVMMPGMDGFELTRTLRAETTAPVLLLTARSEEIDKVLGLELGADDYLTKPFSMRELLARVKAMLRRIELTGGAAAGGSGDILRLGRLELDTVRHRLTVSGQAMELTPREFELLHFLMNNRGRVFSRDALLDRVWGYDYPGEDRTVDVHIRWLRQKIEADPSQPVHLVTVRGVGYKFEE is encoded by the coding sequence ATGGCTAAAATAGCCGTTGTTGAAGACGACCGCACCCTGGCCGACCTGCTGAAGTACAACCTCAGCCGGGAAGGCTTTACAGTGGTAACCGCCGCTGACGGCAGCAGCGGTCTTGAGGTCATTCGCCGGGAAAAGCCAGATATCATTATCACCGACGTGATGATGCCGGGAATGGACGGTTTTGAACTCACCCGCACCCTGCGGGCTGAAACCACGGCGCCGGTACTGCTGCTGACGGCCCGCAGCGAGGAAATTGACAAGGTGCTGGGGCTGGAACTGGGTGCTGACGACTATCTGACCAAACCCTTTTCCATGCGCGAACTGCTGGCGCGGGTCAAAGCCATGCTGCGGCGGATTGAACTGACCGGCGGCGCGGCAGCGGGCGGCAGCGGCGACATACTGCGGCTGGGCAGATTGGAACTGGACACAGTGCGGCACCGGCTGACGGTGAGCGGACAGGCCATGGAGCTGACACCGCGGGAATTTGAGCTGCTGCACTTTTTAATGAATAACCGCGGGCGGGTATTCTCCCGCGACGCCCTGCTGGACCGGGTCTGGGGTTACGATTACCCGGGCGAAGACCGGACGGTAGACGTCCATATCCGCTGGCTGCGGCAAAAAATAGAAGCCGATCCATCGCAACCGGTTCACCTGGTGACGGTGCGGGGCGTCGGCTATAAATTTGAGGAATGA
- the ectA gene encoding diaminobutyrate acetyltransferase, whose translation MNIIYRHPETQDGPAIYQLVRDCPPLDLNSPYCYLLLADHFRHTCVVAEDSESGRIVGFVSAYLRPDAPDTLFTWQIAVHADCRGHRVARGLLEKLLRAVYRHRPPRFLELSVNPSNQASRKLFTRLAERLGAPLRESVLFGEDLLGSGHEAEILLRIGPLPENLNMINEE comes from the coding sequence ATGAATATTATTTATCGTCACCCCGAAACCCAGGACGGACCCGCCATTTACCAACTGGTCAGGGACTGTCCGCCGCTGGACCTTAATTCACCCTACTGTTACCTGCTGCTGGCCGATCATTTCCGCCACACCTGCGTGGTGGCTGAAGATAGCGAAAGCGGAAGGATAGTCGGCTTTGTATCCGCCTATCTCCGGCCGGACGCCCCGGATACCCTGTTCACCTGGCAGATTGCGGTCCATGCGGACTGCCGTGGTCACAGGGTGGCCCGGGGACTGCTGGAGAAACTACTGAGAGCGGTTTATCGGCACCGGCCGCCGCGGTTTCTGGAGCTTTCAGTCAACCCGTCAAATCAAGCATCGCGCAAACTGTTTACCCGGCTGGCCGAACGGCTGGGAGCACCGCTCAGGGAAAGCGTGCTGTTTGGTGAAGACCTGCTGGGCAGCGGCCACGAAGCGGAGATACTGCTGAGAATCGGACCGCTGCCGGAAAACCTGAATATGATTAACGAGGAGTAA
- the pstA gene encoding phosphate ABC transporter permease PstA produces MSGYIKSHVHHRRIFTQRTAMTLLATATLLVVIPIILILAYMIIQGYSVINWEFLSQMPSQAGKAGGILPAIVGTFYLMLGTILFALPIGVLAGIYLAEYARNNWLTRLINLAIINLAGVPSIVFGLFGLAVFVLALDFGMSILAASLTLAAQALAMTITTSREAINAVPTEYREGSLAIGVSKWQTIRHAVLPEASTGILTGAILAMSRAAGETAPILVVGAAFLVPGLPGSPLDRFMALPYHLYTVSAHVPGMPKEVMWGVALVLVAMVLFFNILVSIVRTKTRKR; encoded by the coding sequence TTGAGCGGTTATATTAAAAGTCACGTCCATCACCGCAGAATATTCACCCAGCGCACCGCCATGACGCTGCTGGCGACAGCCACGCTGCTGGTGGTGATACCTATTATCCTCATCCTGGCTTACATGATTATCCAGGGCTACAGCGTCATCAACTGGGAGTTCCTGTCTCAGATGCCCTCCCAGGCGGGCAAGGCCGGGGGTATCCTGCCGGCCATCGTCGGCACCTTCTACCTGATGCTGGGGACTATCCTCTTTGCCCTGCCCATCGGCGTTCTGGCCGGTATCTATCTGGCCGAATACGCCCGAAACAACTGGCTGACGCGGCTGATAAATCTGGCCATTATCAACCTGGCCGGCGTACCCAGCATCGTATTTGGTCTGTTCGGACTGGCGGTGTTCGTGCTGGCGCTGGACTTCGGTATGTCCATTCTGGCGGCTTCCCTGACCCTGGCCGCTCAGGCACTGGCGATGACCATTACCACCTCCCGGGAAGCCATCAACGCCGTACCCACGGAGTACCGTGAGGGCAGTCTGGCTATCGGCGTCTCCAAATGGCAGACCATCCGCCACGCGGTGCTGCCGGAAGCCTCCACCGGTATCCTGACCGGGGCTATTTTGGCTATGAGCCGGGCCGCCGGCGAAACAGCGCCTATACTGGTGGTCGGTGCTGCTTTTCTGGTGCCGGGCCTGCCCGGTTCACCGCTGGACCGATTCATGGCGCTGCCGTATCACCTGTACACCGTTTCCGCCCATGTGCCCGGGATGCCCAAAGAAGTGATGTGGGGCGTGGCGCTGGTGCTGGTGGCCATGGTGCTGTTTTTCAACATCCTGGTCAGTATAGTGAGAACAAAAACCCGTAAGAGGTAA
- a CDS encoding methylglyoxal synthase: MNRITLALIAHDNKKEEMLSLVKNHREKLASLPLVATRSTGMLIQARTDLTVTLMQSGPMGGDQQIGSLVASGVVKAVIFLRDPLTVQPHEPDVTALLRVCDVHNVPLATNVTTAEAVLHLIFEHAAIIDEASVRSRFLTGVVSAL; this comes from the coding sequence TTGAACCGTATCACGCTGGCGCTGATCGCCCACGACAACAAAAAAGAGGAAATGCTGTCCCTGGTCAAAAACCACCGGGAAAAACTGGCGTCCCTGCCGCTGGTGGCTACCCGTTCCACCGGCATGCTTATTCAGGCCCGTACCGACCTGACGGTCACCCTGATGCAGAGCGGCCCGATGGGCGGCGACCAGCAGATCGGTTCCCTGGTGGCCTCCGGCGTGGTTAAGGCAGTTATCTTCCTGCGCGATCCCCTGACCGTCCAGCCGCATGAACCCGATGTCACCGCTCTGCTGCGGGTTTGCGACGTCCATAATGTCCCGCTGGCGACGAATGTGACGACCGCCGAAGCCGTGTTACACCTCATTTTTGAACACGCAGCCATTATTGACGAGGCCTCGGTACGGTCGCGTTTTTTAACCGGAGTCGTTTCGGCTCTGTAG
- the ectB gene encoding diaminobutyrate--2-oxoglutarate transaminase: MRIFEQMESQVRSYIRAFPAIFATAEGAKLTDDHGNEYIDFFAGAGTLNYGHNNPMVSEALIEYIKGNGVIHGLDLATTAKRDFLETFYSTIMQPRHMEYKVQFTGPTGTNAVETALKIARMVKRRSNVISFTNGFHGLTMGSVAVTGNAFYRDESFINRTNVSFMPFDGYLGPEVNTAEYLRKFLDDYSSGVDLPAAIILETVQAEGGINVASDEWLREVEQICRAYDILLIVDDIQVGNGRTGTFFSFESSGISPDIITLSKSIGGGLPLAMVLLRPELDQWRPGEHTGTFRGNNLAFVAATKLFSYWQGTDMTEAVAYREKIVRERLGEIAAKYPQIEATVRGKGMINGLKIPAQNFCSEVSREAFERGLIIELAGANDDVLKLLPPLIIEEEVLRAGLDIIDEAIGAVLEKKENLITGNGSDY, translated from the coding sequence ATGAGAATTTTTGAACAAATGGAATCCCAGGTCAGGAGTTATATCCGTGCGTTCCCGGCCATTTTCGCCACCGCCGAGGGGGCTAAGCTCACCGATGACCACGGCAACGAATACATAGATTTCTTCGCCGGCGCCGGTACGCTGAACTACGGTCATAATAACCCGATGGTCAGCGAGGCGCTCATTGAATACATCAAGGGCAACGGCGTTATCCACGGTCTGGATCTGGCTACCACTGCCAAGCGCGACTTTCTGGAAACTTTCTATTCCACGATCATGCAGCCGCGGCACATGGAATATAAGGTGCAGTTCACCGGACCGACCGGCACCAACGCGGTGGAGACGGCACTTAAGATTGCGCGGATGGTCAAACGGCGCAGTAATGTCATCTCCTTCACCAACGGCTTCCACGGTCTGACGATGGGTTCGGTGGCGGTGACCGGCAACGCCTTCTACCGCGACGAGTCCTTCATCAACCGCACCAACGTTTCCTTCATGCCTTTTGACGGCTACCTGGGGCCGGAGGTTAATACCGCCGAATACCTGCGGAAATTTCTGGACGACTACTCCTCCGGCGTGGACCTGCCGGCAGCCATCATCCTGGAAACGGTGCAAGCCGAAGGCGGTATCAACGTGGCCAGCGATGAATGGTTGCGAGAGGTGGAGCAGATCTGCCGGGCTTATGACATCCTGCTCATCGTGGACGACATCCAGGTGGGCAACGGGCGCACCGGCACCTTCTTCAGCTTTGAAAGCTCCGGCATCAGCCCGGACATCATCACCCTGTCCAAGTCCATCGGCGGCGGACTGCCGCTGGCCATGGTGCTGCTGCGGCCGGAACTGGACCAGTGGCGACCCGGCGAGCACACCGGCACTTTCCGCGGCAATAATCTGGCCTTTGTCGCCGCTACCAAACTCTTCAGTTACTGGCAGGGCACGGATATGACCGAGGCGGTGGCTTACCGGGAAAAGATAGTCCGCGAGCGCCTCGGCGAAATTGCCGCCAAATACCCCCAGATTGAAGCGACGGTGCGGGGCAAGGGCATGATTAACGGGCTGAAGATCCCGGCTCAGAACTTCTGCTCGGAAGTCTCCAGAGAAGCCTTTGAGCGGGGGCTGATCATTGAACTGGCCGGGGCGAATGACGATGTATTGAAATTGTTGCCGCCGCTGATTATTGAAGAAGAGGTGCTGCGGGCCGGCCTGGATATCATTGACGAGGCTATCGGCGCGGTACTGGAAAAGAAGGAAAACCTGATAACGGGGAACGGCAGTGATTATTAG
- a CDS encoding ectoine synthase → MIIRTIAECTGNEREIKAPNGNWVSRRLLLRDDGMGFSFHETIIHAGSETPIWYKNHLEAVYCVAGNGSIEDLATGEVHQIEPGVLYALDKHDRHILRGGTVDMKMICVFTPPLRGDEVHDADGAYQLHE, encoded by the coding sequence GTGATTATTAGAACGATAGCAGAGTGTACCGGCAACGAACGGGAAATCAAAGCGCCGAACGGCAACTGGGTCAGCCGGCGGCTGTTGCTGCGGGACGATGGGATGGGCTTCTCATTCCATGAAACCATCATCCATGCCGGCAGTGAAACGCCCATCTGGTATAAAAACCATCTGGAAGCAGTGTACTGCGTAGCCGGCAACGGCAGCATTGAAGACCTGGCCACCGGCGAAGTTCACCAAATTGAACCGGGGGTGCTGTACGCTTTGGATAAACATGACCGCCATATACTGCGCGGCGGCACCGTGGATATGAAGATGATATGCGTCTTTACGCCGCCGCTGCGGGGCGACGAGGTGCATGATGCGGACGGGGCTTACCAACTGCACGAATAG
- the ltaE gene encoding low-specificity L-threonine aldolase: MNIIDLRSDTITHPTTDMRQAMFEAEVGDDVFGEDPTVNRLEELSAAMTGKEAGLYTPSGTMSNLLAVLAQTRHGDEIILGDRSHIFLNEGGGAAAFGGVSLRTIPNNADGTLNLELVEQAVRGKNIHYPVSTLLCLENTHNFCGGAAVSAAYTAAAAETAGRHGLKVHLDGARIFNAAAALKVPVRELCAPVDSVCLCLSKGLSAPVGSLLCGSSEFISRARKLRKMAGGGMRQAGIIAAAGINALETMTERLADDHDHARQLAEGLATIPGWTVETPQTNIVMFTPRGDAEELVNRAAAAGVRLITIGPSQVRAVTHRMVTAADITEAVERLKKVVENR; this comes from the coding sequence ATGAACATAATTGACCTGAGAAGCGATACCATCACCCACCCGACGACGGACATGCGCCAAGCCATGTTTGAAGCCGAGGTGGGCGACGATGTTTTCGGCGAAGACCCGACTGTCAACCGACTGGAAGAGCTGTCAGCGGCAATGACCGGCAAGGAAGCCGGGCTGTATACGCCGTCCGGCACCATGAGCAATCTGCTGGCAGTGCTCGCCCAGACCCGCCACGGCGATGAGATAATTTTAGGCGACCGCAGTCATATTTTTCTCAATGAAGGCGGCGGGGCGGCGGCTTTCGGCGGGGTATCCTTAAGGACGATACCTAATAACGCCGACGGCACCCTCAACCTGGAACTGGTGGAACAGGCAGTGCGCGGCAAGAATATCCACTATCCGGTTTCAACATTGCTGTGTTTGGAAAACACCCATAATTTCTGCGGCGGGGCGGCGGTCAGCGCGGCATATACCGCGGCGGCGGCCGAAACGGCGGGGCGGCACGGGCTGAAGGTGCATCTGGACGGGGCGCGTATCTTCAATGCAGCGGCGGCGCTCAAAGTGCCGGTGCGTGAATTATGCGCGCCGGTGGATTCAGTCTGCCTGTGCCTGTCCAAAGGTTTGTCGGCACCGGTGGGGTCGTTGCTGTGCGGCAGCAGTGAGTTTATCAGCCGCGCCCGAAAGCTGCGGAAGATGGCCGGCGGCGGCATGCGCCAGGCGGGGATTATCGCCGCAGCGGGCATCAACGCCCTGGAAACCATGACCGAACGGCTGGCCGACGACCATGACCACGCCCGGCAACTAGCCGAAGGACTGGCCACAATACCCGGATGGACGGTGGAAACGCCGCAGACCAATATTGTGATGTTCACCCCGCGGGGCGATGCCGAAGAGCTGGTGAACCGCGCCGCGGCAGCGGGGGTCCGGCTAATCACCATCGGCCCCAGCCAGGTACGCGCCGTGACTCACCGGATGGTGACGGCAGCCGATATAACCGAGGCCGTGGAGCGGCTAAAGAAAGTGGTGGAAAACCGCTGA
- a CDS encoding rhomboid family intramembrane serine protease: MYQQYGRPVWQNPLFVLIGINVLIFLLTQGMPSLVVQLGIMPAAFTSEPWTAVTSMFVHGGLTHVLFNMLALYFFGSYLTQTIGERAMLGIYFIGGIVGSLFFWLLGPANAVAVGASGAIFALGGALAVLRPMTRVIIFPIPLPMPLWIAVIGGGLLISLMPGVAWEAHLGGLLTGIIAATLLSRGRLRL, from the coding sequence ATGTACCAACAATATGGCCGCCCCGTCTGGCAGAATCCGCTGTTTGTTCTGATCGGTATTAATGTCCTGATTTTCCTGCTGACTCAGGGGATGCCGTCACTGGTGGTTCAGCTCGGCATCATGCCGGCCGCTTTTACCAGCGAACCCTGGACGGCAGTTACCAGTATGTTTGTCCATGGCGGTCTGACCCATGTGCTGTTCAATATGCTGGCGCTTTATTTCTTCGGCAGCTACCTGACCCAGACCATCGGAGAGCGGGCCATGCTGGGCATCTATTTTATCGGCGGCATCGTCGGCAGTCTGTTTTTCTGGCTGCTCGGCCCGGCTAATGCGGTGGCCGTCGGCGCTTCCGGCGCTATCTTTGCCCTCGGTGGCGCGCTGGCCGTCCTGCGCCCCATGACCCGGGTCATCATTTTTCCCATCCCCCTCCCCATGCCGCTGTGGATTGCCGTCATCGGCGGCGGTCTGCTCATTTCCCTCATGCCGGGCGTTGCCTGGGAAGCCCACCTGGGCGGCCTGCTGACCGGCATCATCGCTGCCACGCTTCTCAGCCGCGGCCGTCTGCGCCTTTAA